A stretch of Rickettsia rickettsii DNA encodes these proteins:
- a CDS encoding bifunctional (p)ppGpp synthetase/guanosine-3',5'-bis(diphosphate) 3'-pyrophosphohydrolase, protein MEDINSWKEKFEICVYAKKLVDKLEYLNTKVKNPVDIEAVKTGIYYARKYHGAQMRQSGDPYYSHPIEVEIMLAKFVADEAPKLFTSNMINAALLPLYY, encoded by the coding sequence ATGGAAGATATAAACTCTTGGAAAGAAAAGTTTGAAATTTGTGTTTACGCTAAAAAGCTAGTTGATAAACTCGAATATTTAAACACTAAAGTAAAAAATCCTGTTGATATAGAGGCAGTTAAAACAGGTATCTACTACGCTCGTAAATATCATGGTGCACAAATGCGTCAGTCAGGTGATCCGTATTATTCGCACCCGATCGAAGTAGAGATTATGCTTGCAAAGTTTGTAGCAGACGAAGCGCCTAAGCTTTTTACTTCTAATATGATAAATGCTGCTCTACTTCCACTATACTATTGA
- a CDS encoding MFS transporter gives MRKSTVIIYLNGFILYNYTYEQVGYFAAVLITICRAIQGIASVGAIVVAELYLTEITKPPIQYSVVSFIAVASVIGTTVALAIVSLVTTQGFNWRLAVWIDAIIVVVRGYAKAHLRETLDFVDASARLLRKYEKANIDKKELKNDEIFYQKPNKKTTIYFFIMVVLGPYFLLYLYYLW, from the coding sequence ATTAGAAAATCTACTGTTATTATCTACCTTAATGGCTTTATCCTGTATAATTATACTTATGAACAAGTAGGTTATTTTGCTGCTGTATTAATCACAATTTGCCGTGCAATTCAAGGTATAGCTTCTGTAGGTGCAATAGTAGTAGCAGAACTTTATTTAACTGAAATTACAAAACCACCTATACAATATTCCGTAGTTTCTTTTATTGCCGTAGCATCAGTAATTGGGACAACTGTAGCTTTAGCTATAGTATCTTTAGTTACTACTCAAGGATTTAATTGGCGTCTTGCCGTTTGGATAGATGCAATTATTGTAGTTGTGAGAGGTTACGCTAAAGCTCATCTTAGAGAAACGCTTGATTTTGTAGATGCAAGTGCTAGACTTTTACGAAAATATGAAAAAGCAAATATTGACAAAAAAGAATTAAAAAACGATGAGATTTTTTACCAAAAACCTAATAAGAAGACAACTATATATTTTTTCATAATGGTTGTGCTTGGCCCATATTTTCTACTATACTTATATTACTTGTGGTGA
- the mlaD gene encoding outer membrane lipid asymmetry maintenance protein MlaD yields MQQNIIETIIGFVVLIIALLFLIFAYKTGSSITSSKGYQVTAHFQSAEGIAVGSDVMISGIKIGSVKQITLDPNSFDASVYLNINDDVKIPKDSKAQVVTSGLLGGKYISIVPGNDDENLAANEEIKYTQSAINIESLINKIVSSFGSK; encoded by the coding sequence ATGCAACAGAACATTATTGAAACAATTATAGGCTTTGTAGTATTAATTATTGCTTTGCTATTTTTGATTTTTGCTTACAAAACAGGTAGTTCTATAACTAGCTCAAAAGGATATCAGGTAACTGCTCATTTCCAAAGTGCGGAAGGGATAGCAGTTGGAAGCGACGTAATGATTTCAGGTATAAAAATCGGTAGTGTAAAGCAAATTACTTTAGATCCAAATAGTTTTGATGCAAGTGTATATCTAAATATTAATGATGATGTTAAAATACCTAAAGATTCTAAAGCCCAAGTAGTCACCAGCGGGTTACTTGGAGGTAAATATATTTCAATTGTACCAGGTAATGACGATGAAAATTTAGCGGCTAATGAAGAGATAAAATATACTCAATCAGCAATTAATATTGAATCATTAATTAACAAAATTGTTTCTTCATTCGGTAGTAAGTAG
- a CDS encoding NADH-ubiquinone oxidoreductase subunit NDUFA12 family protein encodes MSWIDKCFITFFHKKVGEDEFLNQYYESRNIDYLGRPRRFVIYKNVNEPTKIPPSWHAWLHHLVNEIPKNIQLFPWQKNNKIVKKLPKTSNLKYNRWQP; translated from the coding sequence ATGTCGTGGATAGATAAGTGTTTTATTACTTTTTTTCACAAAAAAGTAGGAGAAGATGAGTTTTTGAATCAATATTATGAAAGCCGTAATATTGATTATTTAGGGCGTCCAAGGAGGTTTGTTATTTATAAAAATGTAAATGAACCTACAAAAATTCCGCCAAGTTGGCACGCTTGGTTACATCATTTAGTAAATGAGATACCAAAAAATATTCAGCTTTTTCCATGGCAAAAGAATAATAAAATAGTTAAAAAGCTGCCTAAAACATCAAATCTTAAATATAATAGATGGCAACCGTAA
- the rnhA gene encoding ribonuclease HI gives MHIMDSKVLIYTDGACAGNPGPGGWGALLQFNDTSKEVFGYELDTTNNRMEITAALEALRILKKSCNVEIYTDSKYLQQGITAWIHNWIKNNWCKSNNKPVKNADLWQKLYTELSKHTIIWKWVKGHANNSGNIAADKLAVQGRETAIEILKCRG, from the coding sequence ATGCATATTATGGATTCAAAAGTATTGATATATACTGATGGTGCATGTGCGGGTAATCCAGGTCCCGGAGGGTGGGGAGCTTTGCTTCAATTTAATGATACTAGCAAAGAAGTATTTGGGTATGAGTTAGATACGACTAATAATCGTATGGAAATTACGGCAGCACTTGAAGCCTTGAGGATTTTAAAAAAATCTTGTAATGTTGAGATTTATACCGATAGTAAATATTTGCAACAAGGAATTACCGCTTGGATTCATAATTGGATAAAAAATAATTGGTGTAAAAGCAACAATAAACCCGTTAAAAATGCCGATTTATGGCAAAAATTATACACAGAATTGAGTAAACATACTATTATTTGGAAATGGGTAAAAGGTCATGCAAATAATAGCGGTAATATTGCTGCCGATAAACTTGCAGTGCAAGGAAGAGAAACTGCTATAGAAATTTTAAAATGTCGTGGATAG
- a CDS encoding SspB family protein, with amino-acid sequence MNIEYKKFVHEYMLEFVKKILTKIQHENLYWDQLIYISYRTDNPAVILPSKVKQAYPKQITIVLQYQFENLIVNDTGFSLTVSFDGVKEIIYVPFDALISFVDSNNNYSLTFSQSLNIHENPQHEEAISNNKSYQTSSSSSPNVIMLDKFRNSSKPS; translated from the coding sequence ATGAATATTGAATATAAAAAATTTGTGCATGAATATATGCTAGAATTTGTGAAAAAAATTCTAACAAAAATTCAGCATGAAAATTTATATTGGGATCAGTTAATATACATATCGTACAGAACCGATAATCCTGCGGTAATTTTACCTTCAAAAGTTAAACAGGCATATCCGAAACAGATAACAATAGTACTGCAATATCAGTTTGAAAATTTAATAGTAAATGATACGGGCTTTTCTTTAACGGTAAGTTTTGACGGTGTTAAAGAAATAATTTACGTACCTTTTGATGCACTTATTAGCTTTGTTGATTCCAATAATAATTACAGTCTCACTTTTAGTCAGTCGTTAAATATACATGAAAATCCTCAACATGAAGAGGCAATAAGTAATAATAAAAGTTATCAGACTTCATCATCTTCAAGTCCAAATGTTATAATGTTAGATAAGTTTCGTAATTCTTCTAAACCTAGTTAA